From a single Apium graveolens cultivar Ventura chromosome 2, ASM990537v1, whole genome shotgun sequence genomic region:
- the LOC141707803 gene encoding putative calcium-transporting ATPase 11, plasma membrane-type, translating into MEWYLEKEFDVIRGKHPSEEAQKKWRKAVALVRNHRRRFRHVPDLEKRLLLQTKVRQAQERLRVIFTAFKVAIKFLEAIDDKPSEEVIKAGFYINPDKLAKIISTHDLEKLEDINGVKGIANAISVSLEEGVKVDNLSRRQEIYGFNTYTEKPAKRFWMFVWDALHDYTLIILIVCALVSIVVGLATEGWPKGMYDGVGIILSIFLVVMVTAVSDYKQSLQFRDLDKEKKKIIVQVTRDAMRKKLSIFDLVVGDIVHLSIGDQIPADGLFISGYSFLIDESSLTGESEPVNKNEKNPFLLAGSKVKDGSGKMLVTTVGMRTEWGKLMETLSEEGDDETPLQAKLNGVATIIGFIGLIFAVVTFLVLAVRFVVEKALRQEFTSWSSADALKLLDYFATSVTIIVVAVPEGLPLAVTLSLAYAMKKLMGHRALVRRLAACETMGSATCICSDKTGTLTTNHMVVNKIWICGKAKEIETSEFGDILDAEVTENVFTILLQAIFQNSSAEVVKDKDGKVSILGTPTESALLEFGLHLGGEFDVQRQEIKILKVEPFNSIKKTMAVLVALPNGETRAFCKGASEIILSMCDKMVDSNGQTAEMTNELVKMITCVINGFASEALRTICLAFKDTNDFDDGNSLPDNGYTLIAVVGIKDPIRPGVRDAVRTCLAAGITVRMVTGDNINTAKAIARECGILTEGGLAIEGSEFRNRTADELMEMIPRIQVMARSLPSDKHMLVTNLRSVHKEVVAVTGDGSNDAPALHEADIGLAMGIAGTEVAKETADVIILDDNFSTIVNVAKWGRAVYINIQKFVQFQLTVNIVALMINFVSACISGSAPLTAVQLLWVNLIMDTLGALALATEPPHDGLMNRPPIGRGVGFITKAMWRNIAGQSIYQMAVLFVFNFAGKQILGIHGPDARNIINTFIFNTFVFCQVFNEINSRDIEKINIFRGMFSNWIFVGVMVSTVVFQVIIVEFLGTFASTVPLSWQLWLLSIVIGFVSMPIAVILKCIPVERERPKHHDGYDQLPSSPVDV; encoded by the exons GAAAGACTTCGAGTTATTTTCACAGCATTCAAAGTAGCTATTAAGTTTCTTGAAG CTATTGATGATAAGCCCTCGGAAGAGGTTATAAAAGCAGGATTCTATATAAACCCTGACAAACTTGCAAAGATTATTAGTACCCACGACCTTGAGAAATTAGAAGACATCAATGGAGTCAAAGGAATTGCTAATGCTATTAGTGTCTCACTGGAGGAAGGTGTTAAAGTAGATAACTTGTCAAGAAGACAAGAGATCTATGGCTTCAACACATACACTGAGAAACCTGCTAAGAGGTTTTGGATGTTTGTCTGGGATGCTTTGCATGATTACACACTTATCATCCTTATAGTCTGTGCTCTGGTTTCTATAGTAGTGGGACTAGCTACTGAAGGGTGGCCAAAGGGAATGTATGACGGAGTGGGAATCATACTAAGTATATTCTTGGTAGTCATGGTTACTGCAGTCAGTGACTATAAGCAATCCTTGCAATTCAGGGATCTGGACAAAGAGAAGAAGAAAATAATTGTTCAGGTCACCAGAGATGCAATGCGGAAGAAGCTCTCCATTTTTGACTTAGTTGTTGGAGATATTGTCCACTTATCTATTGGCGACCAAATTCCAGCTGATGGGCTATTCATATCAGGATACAGCTTCTTAATTGATGAGTCCAGCTTGACCGGTGAAAGTGAGCCAGTGAATAAGAATGAAAAGAATCCTTTTTTACTCGCTGGGTCTAAAGTGAAAGACGGGTCGGGTAAGATGCTGGTCACAACGGTTGGTATGCGAACTGAATGGGGTAAGTTGATGGAAACACTGAGTGAAGAGGGTGACGACGAAACCCCACTTCAGGCAAAACTGAATGGCGTTGCTACAATTATTGGATTTATCGGCTTGATCTTTGCGGTGGTTACATTTTTGGTGTTGGCAGTTAGATTTGTGGTGGAAAAAGCACTCCGCCAAGAGTTTACAAGTTGGTCTTCTGCTGATGCTCTGAAGCTTTTGGATTACTTTGCCACTTCTGTAACAATAATTGTAGTTGCTGTTCCGGAAGGGCTCCCTCTTGCAGTGACCCTAAGTCTTGCATATGCAATGAAAAAATTAATGGGTCATAGAGCACTAGTGAGACGTCTTGCTGCATGTGAAACGATGGGTTCTGCCACTTGTATATGTTCAGATAAAACAGGGACACTAACAACAAATCATATGGTAGTTAATAAGATATGGATATGTGGAAAAGCTAAGGAGATTGAAACAAGTGAATTTGGAGATATCTTAGATGCCGAAGTAACAGAAAATGTGTTTACCATTCTTTTGCAGGCTATATTTCAAAATAGTAGCGCTGAGGTGGTCAAGGACAAAGATGGCAAAGTTTCAATTCTGGGCACACCAACAGAATCAGCACTGTTAGAATTCGGATTGCATCTAGGGGGAGAATTTGATGTTCAACGTCAGGAAATTAAGATACTAAAGGTTGAACCTTTCAATTCTATTAAGAAAACAATGGCTGTTCTTGTGGCTCTCCCAAATGGCGAGACACGAGCATTTTGCAAAGGTGCATCAGAGATAATTCTAAGTATGTGCGACAAAATGGTTGATAGCAATGGGCAAACTGCTGAAATGACTAATGAACTAGTAAAAATGATCACATGCGTCATCAATGGTTTTGCCAGTGAAGCGTTAAGAACAATCTGCCTGGCGTTTAAGGATACCAATGACTTTGATGATGGGAATAGCTTACCTGATAATGGATATACATTAATTGCAGTAGTTGGAATCAAGGATCCCATCCGCCCTGGGGTCAGGGATGCTGTAAGAACCTGTTTAGCAGCTGGAATCACTGTACGAATGGTCACTGGTGACAATATTAATACAGCCAAGGCAATTGCAAGAGAGTGTGGTATACTCACTGAAGGTGGTTTGGCCATAGAAGGCTCTGAATTTCGCAACAGAACTGCAGATGAACTGATGGAGATGATTCCTAGAATTCAG GTAATGGCTCGATCATTGCCTTCAGACAAGCACATGCTGGTTACGAACTTGAGGAGTGTGCACAAGGAGGTAGTAGCTGTAACTGGTGATGGAAGCAATGATGCCCCAGCTTTGCACGAGGCAGATATTGGACTTGCTATGGGAATAGCTGGTACAGAG GTTGCAAAAGAAACTGCAGATGTCATTATATTAGATGACAACTTCTCCACTATTGTAAACGTGGCAAAATGGGGGCGAGCTGTATATATAAATATTCAAAAGTTTGTTCAGTTCCAGCTTACGGTTAATATTGTTGCTCTAATGATCAATTTTGTTTCTGCATGCATCTCAG GATCTGCTCCTCTTACGGCTGTTCAGTTGCTATGGGTTAACCTGATCATGGATACGCTAGGTGCTTTGGCACTTGCTACAGAACCACCACATGATGGACTGATGAATAGGCCTCCTATTGGTAGAGGCGTGGGTTTTATAACCAAGGCAATGTGGAGAAATATTGCAGGCCAAAGCATTTACCAAATGGCTGTTCTTTTTGTTTTTAACTTTGCAGGGAAGCAGATTCTGGGAATTCATGGTCCTGATGCTAGGAACATTATCAATACTTTCATATTTAACACTTTTGTGTTTTGTCAG GTGTTTAATGAAATAAACAGCAGGGATATTGAAAAGATTAATATATTTCGTGGAATGTTCAGTAACTGGATATTCGTTGGTGTTATGGTATCCACAGTAGTATTTCAAGTAATCATAGTGGAATTCCTAGGAACTTTTGCAAGCACAGTTCCACTTAGTTGGCAACTGTGGTTACTTAGCATTGTAATCGGATTTGTGAGCATGCCCATCGCTGTCATTCTGAAGTGCATCCCTGTCGAAAGAGAGAGACCCAAGCACCATGATGGTTATGACCAGCTTCCAAGCAGTCCGGTGGACGTTTGA